A single window of Mangifera indica cultivar Alphonso chromosome 18, CATAS_Mindica_2.1, whole genome shotgun sequence DNA harbors:
- the LOC123202347 gene encoding auxin response factor 18-like has protein sequence MIAFMESKEKIKEVDKCLDSQLWHACAGGMVQMPQVNSKVFYFPQGHAEHACGPVDFRSCQKIPPYVLCRVSAIKFMADPETDEVFAKIKLIPVSNNEPDFDDDGVVGIHNTGTQDKPASFAKTLTQSDANNGGGFSVPRYCAETIFPRLDYSADPPVQTILAKDVHGETWKFRHIYRGTPRRHLLTTGWSTFVNHKKLVAGDSIVFLRAENGDLCVGIRRAKRGIGGGPELSSGWNGNCVTPYGGFSAFLREDDSKLMRNGNVNGSNLNNGNNLMGKGKVKPESVIEAATLAARRQPFEVVYYPRAGTPEFCVKASLVKATLQIQWCSGMRFKMAFETEDSSRISWFMGTISSVQVSDPLNWPDSPWRLLQVTWDEPDLLQNVKQVNPWLVELVSNMPAIHLSPFSPPRKKLRLPQHPDFPLDGQLSMPTFSGNLLGPNSPFGCLSDKTPAGMQGARHAHYGLSITDLHLNKLQSSLFTAGFPLLDHAAATMRASNSPIMQKPSMSENVSCLLTMAHSTQTLKRTNDVKTPQLVLFGQPILTEQQMSLSCSGDTVSPVLTGNSSSEGNLDKMANFSNGSGSAIRQQGLHEHTFCEGFRPEPEPGLETGHCKVFMESEDVGRTLDLSLLGSYDELYRKLAAMFGIENSETLGHVLYQDITGAVKHIGDEPFSNFMKTARRLTILMDSSSDTVGV, from the exons ATGATTGCGTTTATGGAGTCAAAAGAGAAGATAAAAGAGGTTGACAAGTGCTTAGATTCTCAACTATGGCACGCCTGTGCAGGAGGAATGGTGCAAATGCCCCAAGTGAACTCGAAAGTCTTTTACTTTCCTCAAGGCCATGCTGAGCACGCTTGTGGACCGGTTGATTTCAGGAGCTGCCAAAAAATTCCACCATATGTACTCTGTAGAGTCTCAGCTATCAAATTCATGGCTGATCCTGAAACTGATGAGGTATTTGCAAAAATTAAGTTGATTCCAGTTAGTAATAATGAACctgattttgatgatgatggaGTTGTTGGAATTCACAACACTGGAACACAAGATAAACCGGCATCATTTGCCAAGACCTTGACACAGTCGGATGCTAATAATGGTGGAGGGTTTTCTGTTCCAAGGTATTGTGCAGAGACCATCTTTCCCAGATTAGATTACTCTGCCGATCCCCCTGTACAAACCATTCTAGCTAAGGATGTTCATGGTGAAACTTGGAAATTTAGGCATATTTATAGAGGGACACCTAGGAGGCATTTGTTGACAACTGGGTGGAGTACTTTTGTGAATCATAAGAAGCTTGTTGCAGGAGATTCAATTGTGTTTCTGAGGGCAGAGAATGGGGATCTTTGTGTTGGAATTCGCCGTGCAAAGAGAGGGATTGGAGGTGGACCAGAGTTGTCTTCTGGATGGAATGGGAACTGTGTTACACCTTATGGAGGGTTTTCTGCGTTTTTGAGGGAGGATGACAGTAAATTAATGAGAAATGGTAATGTTAATGGATCAAATTTGAATAACGGGAATAATCTGATGGGGAAAGGGAAAGTTAAGCCTGAATCTGTAATTGAAGCTGCAACACTGGCTGCCAGAAGGCAGCCCTTTGAGGTTGTGTACTACCCTCGAGCCGGTACCCCGGAGTTTTGCGTGAAGGCCTCACTGGTGAAAGCAACACTGCAGATCCAGTGGTGCTCTGGAATGAGGTTTAAGATGGCCTTTGAAACGGAGGATTCTTCACGAATAAGTTGGTTTATGGGAACTATATCTTCTGTTCAGGTTTCTGACCCACTTAACTGGCCTGATTCACCTTGGAGGCTTCTCCAG GTTACCTGGGATGAGCCTGATTTGCTCCAAAATGTGAAGCAGGTCAATCCATGGTTGGTGGAATTGGTATCAAATATGCCAGCAATCCACCTATCCCCCTTCTCACCACCAAGGAAGAAGTTGAGACTGCCACAACACCCAGATTTCCCCCTTGATGGCCAACTGTCAATGCCAACATTTTCTGGCAACCTCCTTGGACCCAACAGCCCCTTTGGGTGCCTATCCGATAAAACTCCTGCTGGCATGCAGGGAGCCAGGCATGCTCACTATGGTCTATCCATAACGGATCTCCACCTCAATAAACTGCAGTCAAGTCTGTTTACAGCTGGTTTCCCACTGCTTGATCATGCTGCTGCAACCATGAGGGCCTCCAATAGCCCAATTATGCAGAAGCCTAGCATGAGTGAGAACGTTTCTTGCTTGCTAACCATGGCACATTCTACCCAGACTTTGAAAAGAACCAATGATGTCAAGACACCCCAGCTTGTACTTTTTGGTCAACCAATACTAACTGAGCAGCAAATGTCTCTCAGCTGCTCTGGTGATACAGTTTCACCGGTTCTTACTGGAAATAGTTCATCAGAAGGAAATTTAGATAAGATGGCAAATTTTTCCAATGGTTCTGGATCTGCAATCCGTCAACAAGGCCTACATGAGCACACATTCTGTGAAGGGTTCCGCCCAGAACCCGAACCCGGCTTGGAGACTGGTCACTGTAAAGTGTTCATGGAATCAGAGGATGTAGGTCGTACTCTTGACCTTTCATTACTTGGGTCTTATGATGAATTGTACAGAAAGCTTGCTGCCATGTTTGGTATAGAAAATTCTGAGACACTTGGCCACGTACTTTACCAAGACATTACAGGTGCAGTCAAGCACATTGGAGATGAACCATTCAG TAACTTCATGAAAACAGCTAGGAGGTTGACAATTCTGATGGATTCAAGCAGTGACACTGTAGGAGTATAG